A region of Aquila chrysaetos chrysaetos chromosome 13, bAquChr1.4, whole genome shotgun sequence DNA encodes the following proteins:
- the KIF25 gene encoding kinesin-like protein KIF25 isoform X3 has protein sequence MRARSGLDPGSVWAQRLGQLERRLRYQGLAGRSTNEVLQLYSAHGQQQKLQRRSVVIHLHGAIKRLKQDLKSLRSFALELSKDFQRQSKTYLYQVLTAVQGIQLQNEAMQRRFLSGVEKRKNWVRRLFPTLPVCWHLRAVLLLEKVFQIKAFDLEQSLQEVTERYEKEKQKRRALHNSLVELRGNIRVHCRIRPLLPFDTAAGHSVSQDRQRNSSEKVAYAADDETVLVKCSRPGHASINKTFQFERVYSPSESQDTVFADVAPLLTSLLDGYNVCIMAYGQTGSGKTYTMLGPQLEENFAYSTEDASELGIIPRATQEVFRLISEKPPGSYWVEVSVVEVYNNEIFDLLAKDSCGKVFGVKRDVVTTREGKSDVPLLTYETVENASEFLHLVNKGLQLRVRHPTLVHAHSSRSHLVVTLTITTVVSGDNFAGTSWEDEQTSQRLNKEVSCTFPQKMRENKSTSSSRASSPAQIEATEKMKQVKTRLQLVDLAGSECVGMSGVTGAALRETSFINRSLSALADVLGAIAEQRSHVPYRNSKLTHLLQDSVGGDAKLLVMLCISPDQKYLTESMQSLGFGTRARQVQRGQVKKKSFPVPSKAK, from the exons tatcAAGGGTTGGCTGGAAGAAGCACTAATGAAGTATTGCAGCTCTACTCTGCTCATGGCCAGCAGCAGAAATTGCAGAGGCGTTCTGTTGTAATCCATCTGCATGGAGCAATAAAG AGGCTTAAGCAAGACCTGAAGAGCCTCCGTTCATTTGCTCTTGAGCTTTCAAAAGACTTTCAGCGTCAAAGCAAGACTTATCTTTACCAAGTTTTGACAGCAGTCCAAGGGatacagctgcaaaatgaaGCAATGCAAA GACGCTTTCTCTCTGgggtggagaagaggaaaaattggGTCAGGCGCTTATTTCCCACTTTGCCCGTATGCTGGCACCTACGTGCTGTGCTCCTCTTAGAGAAAG TGTTTCAGATAAAAGCTTTTGATCTTGAGCAGTCTCTACAAGAGGTGACAGAGagatatgagaaagaaaagcaaaagaggagAGCTCTGCATAACAGCTTAGTT GAGCTGAGAGGAAATATCAGAGTCCACTGCAGGATCCGACCATTGCTACCTTTTGATACTGCTGCTGGACATTCAGTATCACAAGATAG gcaaagaaactcttcagaaaaagtgGCATATGCAGCTGATGAT gAAACCGTGCTTGTAAAGTGTAGCCGTCCTGGTCATGCATCAATAAACAAGACTTTTCAGTTTGAGAG AGTTTACAGTCCTTCGGAGTCTCAAGACACAGTATTTGCGGATGTGGCTCCTTTGCTAACATCTCTCCTGGATGG GTACAATGTGTGTATCATGGCTTATGGGCAGACTGGAAGTGGGAAGACATACACAATGTTGGGACCACAGTTAGAGGAGAACTTTGCATACTCCACAGAAGATGCATCAGAACTTGGAATTATTCCTCGAGCTACCCAAGAAGTCTTCAG gcttatttcagaaaagccaCCAGGAAGTTACTGGGTTGAGGTTTCTGTTGTAGAAGTGtataataatgaaatttttGATCTTCTGGCCAAAGACAGTTGTGGAAAAGTATTTGGCGTCAAACGTGATGTTGTCACaaccagagaaggaaagagcGATGTTCCATTGCTTACATATGA GACTGTTGAAAATGCATCTGAGTTTTTGCATCTAGTCAACAAAGGCCTACAGCTGAGAGTCAGGCACCCAACACTGGTGCACGCTCACTCCTCTCGTTCTCATCTGGTAGTTACATTGACCATCACCACAGTTGTCTCTGGAGATAACTTTG CAGGTACTTCATGGGAAGATGAACAAACCAGTCAGAGGCTAAATAAAGAGGTTTCCTGCACCTTTCcacaaaaaatgagagagaataAATCCACCTCCTCTTCTAGAGCCTCTTCACCAGCACAAATTGAAGCAactgagaaaatgaagcaagTCAAAACTAGATTGCAGCTGGTGGACCTGGCTGGTAGCGAGTGTGTTG GTATGTCTGGAGTGACAGGTGCAGCACTGCGAGAGACATCATTTATTAACCGCAGCTTGTCTGCCCTAGCAGACGTTCTTGGAGCAATAGCAGAACAGCGATCTCATGTACCATATCGAAACAGCAAACTTACGCATCTGCTTCAGGACTCCGTAG gAGGTGATGCTAAACTGTTGGTGATGCTGTGCATCTCTCCTGACCAGAAGTACTTAACAGAATCAATGCAGTCTCTGGGATTTGGAACTCGTGCTCGGCAAGTTCAGAGAGGacaagtcaagaaaaaaagtttcccagTGCCgagtaaagcaaaataa
- the KIF25 gene encoding kinesin-like protein KIF25 isoform X5 — translation MRARSGLDPGSVWAQRLGQLERRLRTKEERIVVLETENAALHLKLAEYQGLAGRSTNEVLQLYSAHGQQQKLQRRSVVIHLHGAIKRLKQDLKSLRSFALELSKDFQRQSKTYLYQVLTAVQGIQLQNEAMQMFQIKAFDLEQSLQEVTERYEKEKQKRRALHNSLVELRGNIRVHCRIRPLLPFDTAAGHSVSQDRQRNSSEKVAYAADDETVLVKCSRPGHASINKTFQFERVYSPSESQDTVFADVAPLLTSLLDGYNVCIMAYGQTGSGKTYTMLGPQLEENFAYSTEDASELGIIPRATQEVFRLISEKPPGSYWVEVSVVEVYNNEIFDLLAKDSCGKVFGVKRDVVTTREGKSDVPLLTYETVENASEFLHLVNKGLQLRVRHPTLVHAHSSRSHLVVTLTITTVVSGDNFGTSWEDEQTSQRLNKEVSCTFPQKMRENKSTSSSRASSPAQIEATEKMKQVKTRLQLVDLAGSECVGMSGVTGAALRETSFINRSLSALADVLGAIAEQRSHVPYRNSKLTHLLQDSVGGDAKLLVMLCISPDQKYLTESMQSLGFGTRARQVQRGQVKKKSFPVPSKAK, via the exons tatcAAGGGTTGGCTGGAAGAAGCACTAATGAAGTATTGCAGCTCTACTCTGCTCATGGCCAGCAGCAGAAATTGCAGAGGCGTTCTGTTGTAATCCATCTGCATGGAGCAATAAAG AGGCTTAAGCAAGACCTGAAGAGCCTCCGTTCATTTGCTCTTGAGCTTTCAAAAGACTTTCAGCGTCAAAGCAAGACTTATCTTTACCAAGTTTTGACAGCAGTCCAAGGGatacagctgcaaaatgaaGCAATGCAAA TGTTTCAGATAAAAGCTTTTGATCTTGAGCAGTCTCTACAAGAGGTGACAGAGagatatgagaaagaaaagcaaaagaggagAGCTCTGCATAACAGCTTAGTT GAGCTGAGAGGAAATATCAGAGTCCACTGCAGGATCCGACCATTGCTACCTTTTGATACTGCTGCTGGACATTCAGTATCACAAGATAG gcaaagaaactcttcagaaaaagtgGCATATGCAGCTGATGAT gAAACCGTGCTTGTAAAGTGTAGCCGTCCTGGTCATGCATCAATAAACAAGACTTTTCAGTTTGAGAG AGTTTACAGTCCTTCGGAGTCTCAAGACACAGTATTTGCGGATGTGGCTCCTTTGCTAACATCTCTCCTGGATGG GTACAATGTGTGTATCATGGCTTATGGGCAGACTGGAAGTGGGAAGACATACACAATGTTGGGACCACAGTTAGAGGAGAACTTTGCATACTCCACAGAAGATGCATCAGAACTTGGAATTATTCCTCGAGCTACCCAAGAAGTCTTCAG gcttatttcagaaaagccaCCAGGAAGTTACTGGGTTGAGGTTTCTGTTGTAGAAGTGtataataatgaaatttttGATCTTCTGGCCAAAGACAGTTGTGGAAAAGTATTTGGCGTCAAACGTGATGTTGTCACaaccagagaaggaaagagcGATGTTCCATTGCTTACATATGA GACTGTTGAAAATGCATCTGAGTTTTTGCATCTAGTCAACAAAGGCCTACAGCTGAGAGTCAGGCACCCAACACTGGTGCACGCTCACTCCTCTCGTTCTCATCTGGTAGTTACATTGACCATCACCACAGTTGTCTCTGGAGATAACTTTG GTACTTCATGGGAAGATGAACAAACCAGTCAGAGGCTAAATAAAGAGGTTTCCTGCACCTTTCcacaaaaaatgagagagaataAATCCACCTCCTCTTCTAGAGCCTCTTCACCAGCACAAATTGAAGCAactgagaaaatgaagcaagTCAAAACTAGATTGCAGCTGGTGGACCTGGCTGGTAGCGAGTGTGTTG GTATGTCTGGAGTGACAGGTGCAGCACTGCGAGAGACATCATTTATTAACCGCAGCTTGTCTGCCCTAGCAGACGTTCTTGGAGCAATAGCAGAACAGCGATCTCATGTACCATATCGAAACAGCAAACTTACGCATCTGCTTCAGGACTCCGTAG gAGGTGATGCTAAACTGTTGGTGATGCTGTGCATCTCTCCTGACCAGAAGTACTTAACAGAATCAATGCAGTCTCTGGGATTTGGAACTCGTGCTCGGCAAGTTCAGAGAGGacaagtcaagaaaaaaagtttcccagTGCCgagtaaagcaaaataa
- the KIF25 gene encoding kinesin-like protein KIF25 isoform X4: MRARSGLDPGSVWAQRLGQLERRLRTKEERIVVLETENAALHLKLAEYQGLAGRSTNEVLQLYSAHGQQQKLQRRSVVIHLHGAIKRLKQDLKSLRSFALELSKDFQRQSKTYLYQVLTAVQGIQLQNEAMQMFQIKAFDLEQSLQEVTERYEKEKQKRRALHNSLVELRGNIRVHCRIRPLLPFDTAAGHSVSQDRQRNSSEKVAYAADDETVLVKCSRPGHASINKTFQFERVYSPSESQDTVFADVAPLLTSLLDGYNVCIMAYGQTGSGKTYTMLGPQLEENFAYSTEDASELGIIPRATQEVFRLISEKPPGSYWVEVSVVEVYNNEIFDLLAKDSCGKVFGVKRDVVTTREGKSDVPLLTYETVENASEFLHLVNKGLQLRVRHPTLVHAHSSRSHLVVTLTITTVVSGDNFAGTSWEDEQTSQRLNKEVSCTFPQKMRENKSTSSSRASSPAQIEATEKMKQVKTRLQLVDLAGSECVGMSGVTGAALRETSFINRSLSALADVLGAIAEQRSHVPYRNSKLTHLLQDSVGGDAKLLVMLCISPDQKYLTESMQSLGFGTRARQVQRGQVKKKSFPVPSKAK, from the exons tatcAAGGGTTGGCTGGAAGAAGCACTAATGAAGTATTGCAGCTCTACTCTGCTCATGGCCAGCAGCAGAAATTGCAGAGGCGTTCTGTTGTAATCCATCTGCATGGAGCAATAAAG AGGCTTAAGCAAGACCTGAAGAGCCTCCGTTCATTTGCTCTTGAGCTTTCAAAAGACTTTCAGCGTCAAAGCAAGACTTATCTTTACCAAGTTTTGACAGCAGTCCAAGGGatacagctgcaaaatgaaGCAATGCAAA TGTTTCAGATAAAAGCTTTTGATCTTGAGCAGTCTCTACAAGAGGTGACAGAGagatatgagaaagaaaagcaaaagaggagAGCTCTGCATAACAGCTTAGTT GAGCTGAGAGGAAATATCAGAGTCCACTGCAGGATCCGACCATTGCTACCTTTTGATACTGCTGCTGGACATTCAGTATCACAAGATAG gcaaagaaactcttcagaaaaagtgGCATATGCAGCTGATGAT gAAACCGTGCTTGTAAAGTGTAGCCGTCCTGGTCATGCATCAATAAACAAGACTTTTCAGTTTGAGAG AGTTTACAGTCCTTCGGAGTCTCAAGACACAGTATTTGCGGATGTGGCTCCTTTGCTAACATCTCTCCTGGATGG GTACAATGTGTGTATCATGGCTTATGGGCAGACTGGAAGTGGGAAGACATACACAATGTTGGGACCACAGTTAGAGGAGAACTTTGCATACTCCACAGAAGATGCATCAGAACTTGGAATTATTCCTCGAGCTACCCAAGAAGTCTTCAG gcttatttcagaaaagccaCCAGGAAGTTACTGGGTTGAGGTTTCTGTTGTAGAAGTGtataataatgaaatttttGATCTTCTGGCCAAAGACAGTTGTGGAAAAGTATTTGGCGTCAAACGTGATGTTGTCACaaccagagaaggaaagagcGATGTTCCATTGCTTACATATGA GACTGTTGAAAATGCATCTGAGTTTTTGCATCTAGTCAACAAAGGCCTACAGCTGAGAGTCAGGCACCCAACACTGGTGCACGCTCACTCCTCTCGTTCTCATCTGGTAGTTACATTGACCATCACCACAGTTGTCTCTGGAGATAACTTTG CAGGTACTTCATGGGAAGATGAACAAACCAGTCAGAGGCTAAATAAAGAGGTTTCCTGCACCTTTCcacaaaaaatgagagagaataAATCCACCTCCTCTTCTAGAGCCTCTTCACCAGCACAAATTGAAGCAactgagaaaatgaagcaagTCAAAACTAGATTGCAGCTGGTGGACCTGGCTGGTAGCGAGTGTGTTG GTATGTCTGGAGTGACAGGTGCAGCACTGCGAGAGACATCATTTATTAACCGCAGCTTGTCTGCCCTAGCAGACGTTCTTGGAGCAATAGCAGAACAGCGATCTCATGTACCATATCGAAACAGCAAACTTACGCATCTGCTTCAGGACTCCGTAG gAGGTGATGCTAAACTGTTGGTGATGCTGTGCATCTCTCCTGACCAGAAGTACTTAACAGAATCAATGCAGTCTCTGGGATTTGGAACTCGTGCTCGGCAAGTTCAGAGAGGacaagtcaagaaaaaaagtttcccagTGCCgagtaaagcaaaataa
- the KIF25 gene encoding kinesin-like protein KIF25 isoform X2 yields the protein MRARSGLDPGSVWAQRLGQLERRLRTKEERIVVLETENAALHLKLAEYQGLAGRSTNEVLQLYSAHGQQQKLQRRSVVIHLHGAIKRLKQDLKSLRSFALELSKDFQRQSKTYLYQVLTAVQGIQLQNEAMQRRFLSGVEKRKNWVRRLFPTLPVCWHLRAVLLLEKVFQIKAFDLEQSLQEVTERYEKEKQKRRALHNSLVELRGNIRVHCRIRPLLPFDTAAGHSVSQDRQRNSSEKVAYAADDETVLVKCSRPGHASINKTFQFERVYSPSESQDTVFADVAPLLTSLLDGYNVCIMAYGQTGSGKTYTMLGPQLEENFAYSTEDASELGIIPRATQEVFRLISEKPPGSYWVEVSVVEVYNNEIFDLLAKDSCGKVFGVKRDVVTTREGKSDVPLLTYETVENASEFLHLVNKGLQLRVRHPTLVHAHSSRSHLVVTLTITTVVSGDNFGTSWEDEQTSQRLNKEVSCTFPQKMRENKSTSSSRASSPAQIEATEKMKQVKTRLQLVDLAGSECVGMSGVTGAALRETSFINRSLSALADVLGAIAEQRSHVPYRNSKLTHLLQDSVGGDAKLLVMLCISPDQKYLTESMQSLGFGTRARQVQRGQVKKKSFPVPSKAK from the exons tatcAAGGGTTGGCTGGAAGAAGCACTAATGAAGTATTGCAGCTCTACTCTGCTCATGGCCAGCAGCAGAAATTGCAGAGGCGTTCTGTTGTAATCCATCTGCATGGAGCAATAAAG AGGCTTAAGCAAGACCTGAAGAGCCTCCGTTCATTTGCTCTTGAGCTTTCAAAAGACTTTCAGCGTCAAAGCAAGACTTATCTTTACCAAGTTTTGACAGCAGTCCAAGGGatacagctgcaaaatgaaGCAATGCAAA GACGCTTTCTCTCTGgggtggagaagaggaaaaattggGTCAGGCGCTTATTTCCCACTTTGCCCGTATGCTGGCACCTACGTGCTGTGCTCCTCTTAGAGAAAG TGTTTCAGATAAAAGCTTTTGATCTTGAGCAGTCTCTACAAGAGGTGACAGAGagatatgagaaagaaaagcaaaagaggagAGCTCTGCATAACAGCTTAGTT GAGCTGAGAGGAAATATCAGAGTCCACTGCAGGATCCGACCATTGCTACCTTTTGATACTGCTGCTGGACATTCAGTATCACAAGATAG gcaaagaaactcttcagaaaaagtgGCATATGCAGCTGATGAT gAAACCGTGCTTGTAAAGTGTAGCCGTCCTGGTCATGCATCAATAAACAAGACTTTTCAGTTTGAGAG AGTTTACAGTCCTTCGGAGTCTCAAGACACAGTATTTGCGGATGTGGCTCCTTTGCTAACATCTCTCCTGGATGG GTACAATGTGTGTATCATGGCTTATGGGCAGACTGGAAGTGGGAAGACATACACAATGTTGGGACCACAGTTAGAGGAGAACTTTGCATACTCCACAGAAGATGCATCAGAACTTGGAATTATTCCTCGAGCTACCCAAGAAGTCTTCAG gcttatttcagaaaagccaCCAGGAAGTTACTGGGTTGAGGTTTCTGTTGTAGAAGTGtataataatgaaatttttGATCTTCTGGCCAAAGACAGTTGTGGAAAAGTATTTGGCGTCAAACGTGATGTTGTCACaaccagagaaggaaagagcGATGTTCCATTGCTTACATATGA GACTGTTGAAAATGCATCTGAGTTTTTGCATCTAGTCAACAAAGGCCTACAGCTGAGAGTCAGGCACCCAACACTGGTGCACGCTCACTCCTCTCGTTCTCATCTGGTAGTTACATTGACCATCACCACAGTTGTCTCTGGAGATAACTTTG GTACTTCATGGGAAGATGAACAAACCAGTCAGAGGCTAAATAAAGAGGTTTCCTGCACCTTTCcacaaaaaatgagagagaataAATCCACCTCCTCTTCTAGAGCCTCTTCACCAGCACAAATTGAAGCAactgagaaaatgaagcaagTCAAAACTAGATTGCAGCTGGTGGACCTGGCTGGTAGCGAGTGTGTTG GTATGTCTGGAGTGACAGGTGCAGCACTGCGAGAGACATCATTTATTAACCGCAGCTTGTCTGCCCTAGCAGACGTTCTTGGAGCAATAGCAGAACAGCGATCTCATGTACCATATCGAAACAGCAAACTTACGCATCTGCTTCAGGACTCCGTAG gAGGTGATGCTAAACTGTTGGTGATGCTGTGCATCTCTCCTGACCAGAAGTACTTAACAGAATCAATGCAGTCTCTGGGATTTGGAACTCGTGCTCGGCAAGTTCAGAGAGGacaagtcaagaaaaaaagtttcccagTGCCgagtaaagcaaaataa
- the KIF25 gene encoding kinesin-like protein KIF25 isoform X6, whose protein sequence is MQRRFLSGVEKRKNWVRRLFPTLPVCWHLRAVLLLEKVFQIKAFDLEQSLQEVTERYEKEKQKRRALHNSLVELRGNIRVHCRIRPLLPFDTAAGHSVSQDRQRNSSEKVAYAADDETVLVKCSRPGHASINKTFQFERVYSPSESQDTVFADVAPLLTSLLDGYNVCIMAYGQTGSGKTYTMLGPQLEENFAYSTEDASELGIIPRATQEVFRLISEKPPGSYWVEVSVVEVYNNEIFDLLAKDSCGKVFGVKRDVVTTREGKSDVPLLTYETVENASEFLHLVNKGLQLRVRHPTLVHAHSSRSHLVVTLTITTVVSGDNFAGTSWEDEQTSQRLNKEVSCTFPQKMRENKSTSSSRASSPAQIEATEKMKQVKTRLQLVDLAGSECVGMSGVTGAALRETSFINRSLSALADVLGAIAEQRSHVPYRNSKLTHLLQDSVGGDAKLLVMLCISPDQKYLTESMQSLGFGTRARQVQRGQVKKKSFPVPSKAK, encoded by the exons ATGCAAA GACGCTTTCTCTCTGgggtggagaagaggaaaaattggGTCAGGCGCTTATTTCCCACTTTGCCCGTATGCTGGCACCTACGTGCTGTGCTCCTCTTAGAGAAAG TGTTTCAGATAAAAGCTTTTGATCTTGAGCAGTCTCTACAAGAGGTGACAGAGagatatgagaaagaaaagcaaaagaggagAGCTCTGCATAACAGCTTAGTT GAGCTGAGAGGAAATATCAGAGTCCACTGCAGGATCCGACCATTGCTACCTTTTGATACTGCTGCTGGACATTCAGTATCACAAGATAG gcaaagaaactcttcagaaaaagtgGCATATGCAGCTGATGAT gAAACCGTGCTTGTAAAGTGTAGCCGTCCTGGTCATGCATCAATAAACAAGACTTTTCAGTTTGAGAG AGTTTACAGTCCTTCGGAGTCTCAAGACACAGTATTTGCGGATGTGGCTCCTTTGCTAACATCTCTCCTGGATGG GTACAATGTGTGTATCATGGCTTATGGGCAGACTGGAAGTGGGAAGACATACACAATGTTGGGACCACAGTTAGAGGAGAACTTTGCATACTCCACAGAAGATGCATCAGAACTTGGAATTATTCCTCGAGCTACCCAAGAAGTCTTCAG gcttatttcagaaaagccaCCAGGAAGTTACTGGGTTGAGGTTTCTGTTGTAGAAGTGtataataatgaaatttttGATCTTCTGGCCAAAGACAGTTGTGGAAAAGTATTTGGCGTCAAACGTGATGTTGTCACaaccagagaaggaaagagcGATGTTCCATTGCTTACATATGA GACTGTTGAAAATGCATCTGAGTTTTTGCATCTAGTCAACAAAGGCCTACAGCTGAGAGTCAGGCACCCAACACTGGTGCACGCTCACTCCTCTCGTTCTCATCTGGTAGTTACATTGACCATCACCACAGTTGTCTCTGGAGATAACTTTG CAGGTACTTCATGGGAAGATGAACAAACCAGTCAGAGGCTAAATAAAGAGGTTTCCTGCACCTTTCcacaaaaaatgagagagaataAATCCACCTCCTCTTCTAGAGCCTCTTCACCAGCACAAATTGAAGCAactgagaaaatgaagcaagTCAAAACTAGATTGCAGCTGGTGGACCTGGCTGGTAGCGAGTGTGTTG GTATGTCTGGAGTGACAGGTGCAGCACTGCGAGAGACATCATTTATTAACCGCAGCTTGTCTGCCCTAGCAGACGTTCTTGGAGCAATAGCAGAACAGCGATCTCATGTACCATATCGAAACAGCAAACTTACGCATCTGCTTCAGGACTCCGTAG gAGGTGATGCTAAACTGTTGGTGATGCTGTGCATCTCTCCTGACCAGAAGTACTTAACAGAATCAATGCAGTCTCTGGGATTTGGAACTCGTGCTCGGCAAGTTCAGAGAGGacaagtcaagaaaaaaagtttcccagTGCCgagtaaagcaaaataa
- the KIF25 gene encoding kinesin-like protein KIF25 isoform X1, whose translation MRARSGLDPGSVWAQRLGQLERRLRTKEERIVVLETENAALHLKLAEYQGLAGRSTNEVLQLYSAHGQQQKLQRRSVVIHLHGAIKRLKQDLKSLRSFALELSKDFQRQSKTYLYQVLTAVQGIQLQNEAMQRRFLSGVEKRKNWVRRLFPTLPVCWHLRAVLLLEKVFQIKAFDLEQSLQEVTERYEKEKQKRRALHNSLVELRGNIRVHCRIRPLLPFDTAAGHSVSQDRQRNSSEKVAYAADDETVLVKCSRPGHASINKTFQFERVYSPSESQDTVFADVAPLLTSLLDGYNVCIMAYGQTGSGKTYTMLGPQLEENFAYSTEDASELGIIPRATQEVFRLISEKPPGSYWVEVSVVEVYNNEIFDLLAKDSCGKVFGVKRDVVTTREGKSDVPLLTYETVENASEFLHLVNKGLQLRVRHPTLVHAHSSRSHLVVTLTITTVVSGDNFAGTSWEDEQTSQRLNKEVSCTFPQKMRENKSTSSSRASSPAQIEATEKMKQVKTRLQLVDLAGSECVGMSGVTGAALRETSFINRSLSALADVLGAIAEQRSHVPYRNSKLTHLLQDSVGGDAKLLVMLCISPDQKYLTESMQSLGFGTRARQVQRGQVKKKSFPVPSKAK comes from the exons tatcAAGGGTTGGCTGGAAGAAGCACTAATGAAGTATTGCAGCTCTACTCTGCTCATGGCCAGCAGCAGAAATTGCAGAGGCGTTCTGTTGTAATCCATCTGCATGGAGCAATAAAG AGGCTTAAGCAAGACCTGAAGAGCCTCCGTTCATTTGCTCTTGAGCTTTCAAAAGACTTTCAGCGTCAAAGCAAGACTTATCTTTACCAAGTTTTGACAGCAGTCCAAGGGatacagctgcaaaatgaaGCAATGCAAA GACGCTTTCTCTCTGgggtggagaagaggaaaaattggGTCAGGCGCTTATTTCCCACTTTGCCCGTATGCTGGCACCTACGTGCTGTGCTCCTCTTAGAGAAAG TGTTTCAGATAAAAGCTTTTGATCTTGAGCAGTCTCTACAAGAGGTGACAGAGagatatgagaaagaaaagcaaaagaggagAGCTCTGCATAACAGCTTAGTT GAGCTGAGAGGAAATATCAGAGTCCACTGCAGGATCCGACCATTGCTACCTTTTGATACTGCTGCTGGACATTCAGTATCACAAGATAG gcaaagaaactcttcagaaaaagtgGCATATGCAGCTGATGAT gAAACCGTGCTTGTAAAGTGTAGCCGTCCTGGTCATGCATCAATAAACAAGACTTTTCAGTTTGAGAG AGTTTACAGTCCTTCGGAGTCTCAAGACACAGTATTTGCGGATGTGGCTCCTTTGCTAACATCTCTCCTGGATGG GTACAATGTGTGTATCATGGCTTATGGGCAGACTGGAAGTGGGAAGACATACACAATGTTGGGACCACAGTTAGAGGAGAACTTTGCATACTCCACAGAAGATGCATCAGAACTTGGAATTATTCCTCGAGCTACCCAAGAAGTCTTCAG gcttatttcagaaaagccaCCAGGAAGTTACTGGGTTGAGGTTTCTGTTGTAGAAGTGtataataatgaaatttttGATCTTCTGGCCAAAGACAGTTGTGGAAAAGTATTTGGCGTCAAACGTGATGTTGTCACaaccagagaaggaaagagcGATGTTCCATTGCTTACATATGA GACTGTTGAAAATGCATCTGAGTTTTTGCATCTAGTCAACAAAGGCCTACAGCTGAGAGTCAGGCACCCAACACTGGTGCACGCTCACTCCTCTCGTTCTCATCTGGTAGTTACATTGACCATCACCACAGTTGTCTCTGGAGATAACTTTG CAGGTACTTCATGGGAAGATGAACAAACCAGTCAGAGGCTAAATAAAGAGGTTTCCTGCACCTTTCcacaaaaaatgagagagaataAATCCACCTCCTCTTCTAGAGCCTCTTCACCAGCACAAATTGAAGCAactgagaaaatgaagcaagTCAAAACTAGATTGCAGCTGGTGGACCTGGCTGGTAGCGAGTGTGTTG GTATGTCTGGAGTGACAGGTGCAGCACTGCGAGAGACATCATTTATTAACCGCAGCTTGTCTGCCCTAGCAGACGTTCTTGGAGCAATAGCAGAACAGCGATCTCATGTACCATATCGAAACAGCAAACTTACGCATCTGCTTCAGGACTCCGTAG gAGGTGATGCTAAACTGTTGGTGATGCTGTGCATCTCTCCTGACCAGAAGTACTTAACAGAATCAATGCAGTCTCTGGGATTTGGAACTCGTGCTCGGCAAGTTCAGAGAGGacaagtcaagaaaaaaagtttcccagTGCCgagtaaagcaaaataa